One segment of Micromonospora parathelypteridis DNA contains the following:
- the nudC gene encoding NAD(+) diphosphatase translates to MDTAERVLAYGGGWLDRAGPLRTDPTRLNALRTEPTTVVLPLWQDRCLVDADGPVRLTAERASLVMSAAGETVFLGLDGKDAVFAADLSALAEQSATEMAGAARSVDVRALVGRLEPGDAAVQAYARGLLHWHRQQRFCGTCGAATVADGGGHVRTCTGGECGRLLFPRIEPAIIVLVEAPGPPGRCLLARHAGAPEDAYSTLAGFVEVGESLEDAVRREMAEEAGVTVTDVTYQGSQAWPFPAGLMVGFRAIATSDEVRVDGDELLEARWFTRAELRDRVASGRTLGRVDAIDHRLLEDWLASAS, encoded by the coding sequence GTGGACACTGCGGAGCGGGTGTTGGCGTATGGCGGCGGTTGGCTGGACCGGGCGGGCCCCCTGCGCACCGATCCCACCCGATTGAACGCGCTGCGTACCGAGCCGACCACCGTGGTGCTGCCACTGTGGCAGGACCGCTGTCTCGTCGACGCGGACGGCCCGGTCCGGCTGACCGCGGAGCGCGCGTCTCTCGTCATGTCCGCTGCCGGCGAGACGGTCTTCCTGGGGCTCGACGGGAAGGATGCCGTGTTCGCCGCAGACCTGTCCGCACTCGCCGAGCAGTCCGCCACCGAAATGGCCGGTGCGGCGCGGTCCGTCGACGTGCGGGCGCTGGTCGGGCGGCTCGAGCCGGGCGACGCGGCCGTCCAGGCGTACGCCAGGGGGTTGCTGCACTGGCACCGGCAGCAGCGATTCTGCGGGACGTGCGGTGCGGCGACCGTCGCGGACGGCGGCGGGCACGTGCGGACCTGTACCGGCGGAGAGTGCGGGCGTCTCCTGTTTCCTCGCATCGAACCGGCGATCATCGTGTTGGTCGAGGCACCCGGCCCGCCGGGGCGCTGCCTGCTGGCCCGGCACGCGGGCGCACCCGAGGACGCGTACTCGACGCTGGCCGGGTTCGTCGAGGTCGGCGAGAGCCTGGAGGACGCGGTCCGTCGGGAGATGGCCGAGGAGGCGGGCGTGACCGTCACCGACGTGACCTACCAGGGGTCGCAGGCGTGGCCGTTTCCCGCCGGTCTGATGGTGGGCTTCCGGGCCATCGCCACGTCCGACGAGGTACGTGTCGACGGGGACGAACTGTTGGAGGCGCGCTGGTTCACCCGGGCAGAGCTGCGGGATCGGGTGGCTTCCGGCCGCACGCTCGGACGGGTGGACGCGATCGACCACCGCCTCCTGGAGGACTGGTTGGCCTCGGCATCCTGA
- a CDS encoding glycosyltransferase family 4 protein: MSVGSFRVAAVPATEASVAGRRVAVLNWKDPWHPDAGGAEVYAWQVARDLVSAGAEVTFVTARPAGQRGDEVRDGIRLVRAGGRWSIYPRVLGWLLRHRRQFDAVVDCQNGIPFFSPAVLPVSVPVICVIHHVHDRQFRLYFGPLVGRFGAWLEGPVARWVYRRCVTLAVSPSTAAAIRDRLRWAGPVVVVPNGADASSRTGDHPRGGVRDERPRLVCVGRVTRHKRVDLVLDAVDQLRPDRPDLRLDIVGGGPDVETIRRQVDERGLTDVVTVHGHLPSAERDALLAAAWLHVSGSWGEGWGLVVVEAAAAGLPTVAFDVDGLRDAVRPGRTGWLVSEGENPAGNLAAGLDRALTAVATPAEADRMASECRGWSDTFRWADTGRRVRAVLGDLLTPRAVPWAPGDACLVVRTDQPDSLLARVAPLLPHSRHVAIDERSLWILVPGADPATIRQVLVDAGVPEDAVTEREASPDELLTGVPVRQC, translated from the coding sequence GTGAGTGTCGGATCATTCCGGGTCGCTGCGGTTCCCGCCACCGAGGCCTCGGTGGCGGGCCGTCGGGTCGCGGTGCTCAACTGGAAGGACCCCTGGCATCCCGACGCCGGGGGTGCCGAGGTGTATGCCTGGCAGGTCGCCCGTGACCTGGTGAGTGCCGGCGCGGAGGTCACCTTCGTCACGGCACGTCCGGCCGGCCAGCGTGGCGACGAGGTACGGGACGGCATCCGACTCGTCCGGGCCGGTGGCCGGTGGAGCATCTACCCTCGCGTGCTGGGCTGGTTGCTGCGGCACCGGCGTCAGTTCGATGCCGTCGTGGACTGCCAGAACGGCATTCCGTTCTTCAGCCCGGCGGTCCTGCCGGTCAGCGTGCCGGTGATCTGCGTGATCCACCATGTGCACGACCGGCAGTTCCGACTGTATTTCGGCCCGCTCGTCGGTCGCTTCGGGGCGTGGTTGGAGGGGCCCGTCGCCCGCTGGGTCTACCGCCGTTGCGTGACCCTCGCGGTCTCACCCTCGACCGCCGCGGCCATTCGTGACCGGCTTCGCTGGGCTGGCCCGGTGGTCGTGGTGCCGAACGGAGCTGACGCCTCGTCGCGTACAGGCGACCACCCCCGGGGTGGGGTGCGGGACGAGCGACCCCGACTCGTCTGCGTCGGTCGGGTAACCCGACACAAGCGGGTGGATCTGGTGCTCGACGCCGTCGACCAGCTCCGGCCAGACCGGCCCGACCTGCGCCTGGACATCGTCGGTGGTGGGCCGGACGTGGAGACGATCCGCCGTCAGGTCGACGAGCGTGGCCTGACCGACGTGGTGACGGTCCACGGCCACCTACCTTCCGCCGAACGGGACGCGTTGTTGGCCGCCGCGTGGCTGCACGTCTCCGGTTCGTGGGGCGAGGGCTGGGGCCTGGTGGTGGTGGAGGCCGCCGCCGCCGGGCTGCCCACGGTCGCCTTCGACGTGGACGGGCTTCGCGACGCCGTGCGACCAGGTCGGACCGGGTGGCTGGTGAGTGAGGGCGAGAACCCCGCCGGCAACCTTGCCGCCGGTCTCGACCGCGCGCTGACCGCTGTCGCGACACCGGCCGAGGCGGACCGGATGGCGAGCGAGTGCCGTGGTTGGAGCGACACGTTCCGGTGGGCCGACACCGGCCGACGGGTCCGTGCGGTCCTCGGTGATCTGCTCACGCCGCGAGCGGTGCCGTGGGCGCCGGGGGACGCCTGTCTCGTGGTCCGGACTGACCAGCCGGACAGCCTCCTCGCCCGGGTTGCCCCACTTCTGCCGCACAGCCGCCATGTCGCCATCGACGAGCGGAGTCTGTGGATCCTGGTGCCGGGCGCTGATCCGGCGACGATCCGGCAGGTGCTGGTCGACGCGGGCGTTCCCGAGGACGCCGTGACCGAGCGGGAGGCCAGCCCCGACGAACTGCTCACCGGAGTTCCGGTACGGCAGTGCTGA
- a CDS encoding PRC-barrel domain-containing protein: protein MQPSMFNPWAWRDPSALAGGYTQATPPDGPDGGHDAPDAPGPGTPIDLVGYHVQANDGRIGTIDEASNEADAEYVVVDTGPWIFGQKVLLPAGTVAHVDHQERVVHVDRTRQEIKDAPPFDAESADPEYRERVGNYYADKYLPPPGAIPRVM from the coding sequence ATGCAACCCTCGATGTTCAATCCCTGGGCTTGGCGTGACCCGTCCGCCCTCGCTGGTGGGTACACACAGGCGACGCCGCCGGATGGCCCGGACGGCGGCCACGACGCCCCGGACGCCCCCGGCCCCGGCACGCCGATTGACCTGGTGGGCTATCACGTGCAGGCGAACGACGGGCGCATCGGCACCATCGACGAGGCGAGCAACGAGGCGGATGCCGAGTACGTGGTCGTGGACACCGGGCCGTGGATCTTCGGCCAGAAGGTGTTGCTGCCGGCCGGCACGGTGGCTCACGTGGATCACCAGGAACGCGTCGTGCACGTCGACCGCACTCGGCAGGAGATCAAGGACGCGCCGCCGTTCGATGCGGAGTCAGCCGACCCGGAGTACCGGGAGCGCGTGGGCAACTACTACGCCGACAAGTACCTGCCGCCTCCGGGAGCCATTCCGCGGGTAATGTGA
- the trpS gene encoding tryptophan--tRNA ligase, with translation MSVARMLTGDRPTGRLHLGHYVGSIANRVRLHRSYESFFIIADLHMLTTRNRREDIDQVSGNAREMVTDILAAGVDPERATFYLQSAIPEVGDLNTLLQNLVTVPRLERVPSLKDMARDAGKEEMPYGLLGYPVLQAADILCVKGEVVPVGRDNAAHVEVTREIARRFNHLYGPVFPVPELIPADTPSLVGTDGAAKMSKSRGNTIALSDDAATVRRKVLGMYTDPNRVRADVPGTVEGNPVFAYHEVFNPDRDEVADLAGRYRAGRVGDVEVKERLVVALEGFLAPIRERRAEIEADRGFVDRLIVEGTERTRQEVRQTMVEVRRAMGLTGAYQQVRRRAERSRRRTDASA, from the coding sequence ATGTCCGTCGCACGAATGCTCACCGGCGACCGGCCGACCGGTCGCCTGCACCTCGGTCACTACGTCGGCAGCATCGCCAACCGGGTGCGACTGCACCGGAGCTACGAGAGCTTCTTCATCATCGCCGACCTGCACATGCTCACCACCCGCAACCGCCGCGAGGACATCGACCAGGTCTCCGGCAACGCCCGCGAGATGGTGACCGACATCCTCGCCGCCGGCGTCGATCCGGAACGGGCGACCTTCTACCTGCAGTCGGCCATCCCCGAGGTCGGGGACCTCAACACCCTCCTACAGAACCTGGTGACCGTTCCCCGGCTGGAGCGGGTGCCGTCGCTCAAGGACATGGCCCGGGACGCCGGCAAGGAGGAGATGCCGTACGGGCTGCTGGGTTACCCGGTGCTCCAGGCCGCGGACATCCTCTGCGTCAAGGGGGAGGTGGTCCCGGTCGGGCGGGACAACGCCGCACACGTCGAGGTGACCCGGGAGATCGCCCGGCGGTTCAATCACCTGTACGGCCCGGTCTTCCCGGTTCCCGAGCTGATCCCGGCTGACACGCCGAGCCTGGTGGGCACCGACGGCGCGGCCAAGATGAGCAAGAGCCGCGGCAACACGATCGCTCTCTCCGACGATGCGGCCACGGTGCGTCGCAAGGTGCTCGGCATGTACACCGATCCGAACCGGGTGCGGGCCGATGTGCCGGGCACGGTGGAGGGCAACCCGGTCTTCGCGTACCACGAGGTGTTCAATCCGGACCGCGATGAGGTGGCCGACCTGGCCGGGCGTTACCGGGCCGGGCGGGTCGGTGACGTGGAGGTCAAGGAGCGGCTGGTCGTCGCGCTGGAGGGGTTCCTGGCGCCGATCCGGGAGCGCCGGGCCGAGATCGAAGCCGACCGGGGGTTCGTCGACCGGCTGATCGTCGAGGGCACTGAACGGACCCGCCAGGAGGTACGCCAGACCATGGTCGAGGTGCGGCGGGCGATGGGGTTGACCGGCGCGTACCAGCAGGTGCGGCGGCGGGCCGAGCGAAGCCGGCGCCGGACGGACGCCTCGGCCTGA
- a CDS encoding YciI family protein gives MLLFMSPTTEWDTTVDGCSFEDWIRYDREMKDAGIWVSGYPLQDLTTCTTVQVGPDGDRTITDGPFAETREVLGGYDIIDVPDLDAAMEWAARSPGALGGGSVQVRPVAEIEVEV, from the coding sequence ATGCTGCTGTTCATGAGCCCGACGACGGAGTGGGACACAACCGTGGACGGATGCTCTTTCGAGGACTGGATCCGCTACGACCGGGAGATGAAGGATGCCGGGATCTGGGTCTCCGGGTATCCGTTGCAGGACCTGACCACCTGTACGACGGTGCAGGTGGGCCCGGACGGCGACCGCACGATCACCGACGGGCCGTTCGCCGAGACCCGCGAGGTGCTCGGCGGGTACGACATCATCGACGTGCCGGACCTCGACGCCGCGATGGAATGGGCGGCCCGCAGCCCCGGAGCGCTTGGCGGTGGGTCGGTGCAGGTGCGCCCGGTCGCCGAGATCGAGGTCGAGGTCTGA
- a CDS encoding VanW family protein — MTLYGEKSPPADDRPTVQVSAVTWPDDGPGPVTSPAAGEPEAGPRRRRMRMLLATGVTGGVLAAVAGAGAWAYAGDVPRGTSVLGTELGGRSRADADRELRAELDRRAAALAGPLKVTVDGRSAEINPADVGLAVDVPATVAAAAAADAHAVSRLVGSRTVDPVVTVDVDRLDDALRKVLGDKAQGMTMPAITYQGTTPKVVQPKPGLALEPQRSAEVVRAGWLAGAPITVPLVERHPATTPEELNQLVTELAKPAVAAPVTLRTDKGSVKVPPAAIAKSLRFTADKTGKLTPSVDVKQLRAALGDDLATIEVPPKNATMTISGGRPTTTDGRPGQQLDTATLGQDLLAVLPKSDGREVTGKLKPTPPELTAEKISGLGIKERVSTFTTRFTGGMASSRSQNIATIARQVDGTVVLPGKTFSLNGHTGERGYAQGYRDAPVILGGKLVPGVGGGTSQFTTTLFNATYYAGLEDVEHKPHSYWFDRYPAVIESTIFWPDLDFKFRNNTEYGLLIDTSYTSSTITVSIWSTKIYDSVKTEYGPRRNITTPKLIHLEPGPSCIPTNGINGFTQDAFRVIKKGGTVVKREKFTWRYDAEPRYVCGPKPS, encoded by the coding sequence GTGACGCTGTACGGCGAAAAGAGTCCACCCGCCGACGACCGGCCCACCGTGCAGGTCAGCGCGGTCACCTGGCCGGACGACGGACCGGGGCCGGTGACGTCACCTGCCGCTGGCGAGCCGGAGGCCGGCCCGCGCCGCCGCCGGATGCGGATGCTGCTCGCCACCGGCGTCACCGGTGGCGTACTCGCCGCCGTCGCGGGTGCCGGTGCGTGGGCGTACGCCGGGGACGTTCCCCGCGGCACCAGCGTGCTCGGCACCGAGCTGGGCGGCCGGAGCCGCGCGGACGCCGACCGGGAGTTGCGGGCGGAGCTGGACCGGCGGGCGGCCGCGCTGGCGGGTCCCTTGAAGGTCACCGTCGACGGGCGTAGCGCCGAGATCAACCCGGCCGACGTGGGGCTGGCCGTCGACGTGCCGGCGACCGTCGCGGCAGCGGCCGCGGCCGACGCGCACGCGGTCAGCCGGCTGGTCGGCTCCCGCACGGTCGATCCGGTGGTCACCGTCGACGTGGACCGGCTGGACGACGCCCTCCGCAAGGTGCTCGGCGACAAGGCCCAGGGCATGACGATGCCAGCGATCACCTACCAGGGCACCACGCCGAAGGTCGTGCAGCCCAAGCCGGGGCTGGCCCTGGAGCCGCAGCGCTCCGCCGAGGTGGTCCGCGCCGGCTGGTTGGCTGGCGCCCCGATCACCGTGCCCCTGGTGGAGCGCCACCCGGCGACCACCCCGGAGGAGTTGAACCAACTGGTCACCGAACTGGCGAAGCCGGCAGTCGCCGCACCGGTCACCCTGCGCACCGATAAGGGCTCGGTGAAGGTCCCGCCCGCCGCCATCGCGAAGAGCCTGCGCTTCACCGCCGACAAGACCGGCAAGTTGACCCCGTCGGTGGACGTCAAGCAGCTGCGGGCTGCGCTCGGCGATGACCTGGCCACCATCGAGGTGCCGCCGAAGAACGCCACGATGACGATCTCCGGTGGACGACCCACCACCACCGACGGGCGGCCCGGTCAGCAGCTGGATACCGCGACCCTGGGTCAAGACCTGCTGGCGGTGCTACCGAAGTCGGACGGCCGCGAGGTGACCGGCAAGCTGAAGCCGACGCCGCCGGAGCTGACTGCGGAGAAGATCTCCGGCCTGGGCATCAAGGAGCGGGTGTCCACCTTCACCACCCGTTTCACCGGGGGGATGGCCTCGTCGCGCAGCCAGAACATCGCGACCATCGCACGTCAGGTGGACGGCACTGTCGTCCTGCCCGGGAAGACCTTCTCGCTGAACGGCCACACGGGCGAGCGCGGCTACGCCCAGGGCTATCGGGACGCGCCGGTCATCCTCGGCGGCAAACTCGTACCGGGTGTCGGGGGCGGCACCTCGCAGTTCACCACCACCCTGTTCAACGCGACCTACTACGCCGGGCTGGAGGACGTCGAGCACAAGCCGCACTCGTACTGGTTCGACAGGTACCCGGCGGTCATCGAGTCGACGATCTTCTGGCCGGACCTGGACTTCAAGTTCCGCAACAACACCGAGTACGGCCTGCTCATCGACACGTCGTACACGTCGAGCACGATCACCGTGTCGATCTGGAGCACGAAGATCTACGACAGCGTGAAGACGGAGTACGGGCCGCGCCGCAACATCACCACGCCGAAGCTGATCCATCTGGAGCCCGGTCCCTCGTGCATTCCGACCAACGGCATCAACGGCTTCACCCAGGACGCCTTCCGGGTCATCAAGAAGGGCGGCACGGTGGTCAAGCGGGAGAAGTTCACCTGGCGCTATGACGCGGAGCCCCGCTACGTCTGCGGCCCCAAGCCCTCCTGA
- a CDS encoding FkbM family methyltransferase: protein MASLLPDRVVAGALRAVYPRIEPELACLAEFMPAGGTALDVGAWYGPWTQRMRKLADQVVAIEPNEELARSISSAFPDVRVVRAVASDRAGSAELFLPKNGPAVGTSSLEHGDGSATTVTVPRVTIDGLGLDDVRFMKIDVEGHELSALRGAAETIHRDGPVLLIEVEERIQPVAPIIDLLDEWGYRGYVLPEREWLPLADFDIRGNQRSAIARVNQSLARRVVLPRPRYVNSVLFKREGTSPVS from the coding sequence GTGGCGTCGCTACTGCCCGATCGGGTCGTCGCGGGAGCCCTCCGCGCTGTCTATCCGCGGATCGAGCCGGAGCTCGCGTGCCTCGCGGAGTTCATGCCCGCTGGCGGCACGGCGCTCGACGTCGGCGCCTGGTACGGGCCGTGGACCCAGCGCATGCGCAAGCTGGCCGACCAGGTTGTCGCCATCGAGCCGAACGAGGAACTCGCGCGGAGCATCTCGAGTGCGTTCCCCGATGTGCGGGTGGTTCGTGCGGTGGCGTCGGATCGTGCGGGCAGTGCCGAACTCTTCCTGCCGAAGAACGGTCCCGCTGTCGGCACCTCGTCGCTCGAGCACGGCGACGGCAGTGCGACGACGGTTACCGTCCCACGGGTCACGATCGACGGCCTCGGCCTCGACGACGTGCGGTTTATGAAGATCGATGTCGAGGGTCACGAGCTGTCGGCGTTGCGGGGCGCGGCCGAGACGATCCATCGGGACGGACCGGTGCTGCTGATCGAGGTCGAGGAGAGGATCCAGCCGGTGGCCCCGATCATCGATCTGCTCGATGAATGGGGTTATCGCGGCTACGTACTGCCGGAGCGGGAATGGCTGCCCCTCGCCGACTTCGACATCCGGGGCAACCAGCGAAGCGCGATAGCGCGGGTCAATCAGAGTCTCGCGCGGCGGGTGGTGCTCCCCCGGCCGCGCTACGTCAACTCGGTGCTGTTCAAGCGGGAAGGGACCAGCCCGGTCAGCTGA
- a CDS encoding glycosyltransferase, with protein MSSDAVVLDVVVPAFNEAERLPATLLLLRAALAGLGVPCRVTVVDNASTDGTAEVVATALPGTVPVRLLWCGERGKGFAVRTGVLASGARYVGFCDADLATAPDNLGQVLSLLVEGADVVVGSRAHPESVVEERHSLLRRWGAVAFRGAVRQVVRNVGETQCGFKFFRGDVARRAFAPLRCGGFAFDVEVLGRVERAGARLVEIPVNWVDVPGSRFSPVRHGWQSFVDVAKIRWRLRASVAPTMPMPVVAIAVTPDVTTGAATVGLRP; from the coding sequence GTGTCGTCAGATGCGGTCGTACTCGACGTCGTGGTGCCCGCCTTCAACGAGGCGGAGCGCCTGCCGGCGACTCTGCTCCTGCTCCGCGCGGCGTTGGCCGGCCTCGGTGTGCCGTGCCGGGTGACCGTGGTCGACAACGCCAGCACCGACGGAACCGCCGAGGTGGTGGCGACCGCCCTGCCCGGCACGGTCCCCGTCCGGCTGTTGTGGTGCGGCGAGCGAGGGAAGGGATTCGCGGTGCGTACCGGTGTGCTGGCCAGCGGTGCACGCTACGTCGGCTTCTGCGACGCGGACCTGGCCACCGCGCCGGACAATCTCGGGCAGGTGCTCAGTCTCCTGGTCGAGGGCGCCGACGTGGTGGTCGGTTCCCGTGCGCATCCGGAGTCGGTCGTCGAGGAGCGGCACAGCCTGCTCCGACGCTGGGGCGCGGTGGCGTTCCGGGGTGCGGTCCGGCAGGTCGTGCGCAACGTGGGTGAGACGCAGTGCGGGTTCAAGTTCTTCCGCGGCGATGTCGCACGACGGGCGTTCGCGCCACTGCGGTGCGGTGGATTCGCCTTCGACGTGGAGGTGCTGGGGCGCGTCGAGCGGGCGGGCGCCCGGCTGGTGGAGATCCCGGTCAACTGGGTGGATGTGCCCGGGTCACGCTTCTCACCGGTCCGCCACGGCTGGCAGAGCTTTGTGGACGTCGCGAAGATCCGGTGGCGGCTCCGTGCCAGTGTCGCTCCCACCATGCCGATGCCGGTCGTCGCCATCGCGGTGACCCCCGACGTGACAACTGGCGCCGCGACTGTTGGATTGCGGCCGTGA
- a CDS encoding SCP2 sterol-binding domain-containing protein, with protein MRTSARSSVIGVQERSGVRSSWRMWIRRRVGADAFEVEVGPSGISVARGRTGEVDATVTGTVAALRAVMFDGTPLRSAVSAGEIEVHGDLGEAEQFFRLFSAPPGGGTP; from the coding sequence ATGCGGACGTCCGCCAGGTCCAGCGTGATCGGCGTCCAGGAGAGGTCCGGAGTGCGGTCCTCCTGGCGGATGTGGATCCGGCGTCGCGTCGGTGCCGACGCGTTCGAGGTCGAGGTGGGTCCGAGCGGGATCAGCGTGGCCCGTGGCCGGACGGGCGAGGTCGATGCCACGGTCACCGGCACGGTGGCCGCTCTGCGGGCGGTGATGTTCGACGGCACGCCGCTGCGATCGGCTGTCTCGGCCGGGGAGATCGAGGTGCACGGCGACCTCGGGGAGGCCGAGCAGTTCTTCCGGCTCTTTTCGGCACCGCCGGGCGGGGGGACCCCATGA
- a CDS encoding SCO4848 family membrane protein, with protein MVLSRGWSVFLVGVGIWTWVIWPRFAVAIWQDPRSWASGTVADGAATSFLWVHALLIAASLAIGTTVGVLGIRAWVAARRRQAS; from the coding sequence ATGGTGCTTTCGCGAGGATGGTCTGTCTTCCTGGTCGGAGTCGGGATCTGGACCTGGGTGATCTGGCCGAGGTTCGCGGTCGCCATCTGGCAGGACCCGCGGTCCTGGGCCTCCGGCACGGTGGCGGACGGTGCCGCCACCAGCTTCTTATGGGTGCACGCGCTGCTGATCGCCGCGTCCCTGGCCATCGGTACCACCGTCGGGGTCCTCGGTATCCGGGCCTGGGTTGCCGCCCGCCGGCGGCAGGCGTCCTGA
- a CDS encoding polysaccharide biosynthesis protein gives MTETTAGSSPGRLGAAGAAVAVAAMVTNGLAYLLPMLGARHLPAEELSVLATVLALVAIAGVAGVGLQMAVAVHRARQPGTPTLQVTLVTAAVATGVVVVATPLMLTALRLSLTVVALVAATTFAVVLAGRWLGELQGDQRFLRLAWAMGVFAVGRYAGMIVTLVFGAGVVDTLLAGLVTAYLVLPVLAWIARPAATNRGSSIDAPLRIRQVMSAGTAALAMLVVSYADLIFARQLLSPADSGAYSVGTVLTKGALWAPQVITVLALPRLAVGDSRLRTTVLAIVGACGAVLVAAAILAGGFAFRLAGGQDYAPLGEYAPIFAATGALYALVFAVVNAKIAAGSRWPSAPLWAAAGVLAVLTMFVAPRTFQGIMWCAFATAALTALVMVFGPSLRGTARRSSSADSAERRAPSAETVS, from the coding sequence ATGACAGAGACGACGGCTGGGTCCAGCCCAGGCCGGCTGGGAGCGGCCGGCGCGGCGGTGGCGGTCGCCGCGATGGTGACGAACGGGCTGGCCTACCTGCTCCCCATGCTCGGTGCCCGGCACCTGCCGGCCGAGGAACTGAGCGTGCTGGCCACCGTGCTGGCTCTCGTCGCGATCGCCGGCGTCGCGGGCGTGGGCCTGCAGATGGCGGTCGCCGTGCACCGCGCCCGCCAGCCCGGCACGCCGACCTTGCAGGTCACCCTCGTCACGGCCGCGGTCGCCACTGGCGTCGTCGTCGTGGCCACGCCGCTGATGCTGACCGCCCTCCGGCTGTCCCTGACGGTCGTGGCGTTGGTCGCCGCCACGACCTTCGCGGTCGTGCTGGCCGGCCGGTGGCTCGGGGAGCTACAGGGCGATCAGCGTTTCCTGCGACTCGCGTGGGCGATGGGAGTGTTCGCCGTCGGGCGTTACGCCGGCATGATCGTCACACTCGTCTTCGGTGCCGGCGTCGTGGACACCCTCCTCGCCGGCTTGGTGACGGCATACCTCGTCCTGCCGGTCCTGGCCTGGATCGCCCGTCCGGCCGCCACCAACAGGGGCAGCAGCATCGATGCTCCCCTGCGGATCCGGCAGGTCATGAGCGCCGGCACCGCCGCGCTGGCGATGCTCGTGGTGTCGTACGCCGACCTGATCTTCGCCCGACAACTGCTGTCACCGGCCGACTCGGGGGCGTACTCCGTGGGCACCGTGCTCACCAAGGGCGCGCTCTGGGCACCTCAGGTGATCACGGTGCTGGCCCTGCCCCGCCTGGCCGTCGGGGACAGCCGCCTACGCACCACCGTGCTCGCGATCGTCGGCGCCTGTGGTGCCGTGCTCGTCGCCGCCGCGATCCTGGCCGGTGGCTTCGCGTTCCGTCTGGCGGGCGGCCAGGACTACGCGCCGCTGGGCGAGTACGCCCCGATCTTCGCCGCCACCGGCGCGCTCTACGCGCTGGTCTTCGCAGTGGTCAACGCGAAGATCGCGGCCGGTTCGCGGTGGCCCTCCGCGCCACTCTGGGCGGCCGCCGGTGTCCTGGCCGTCCTGACGATGTTCGTCGCGCCGCGCACCTTCCAGGGGATCATGTGGTGTGCTTTCGCCACCGCCGCGTTGACCGCGCTGGTGATGGTCTTCGGGCCCTCGCTGCGGGGCACGGCACGCCGGTCCTCGTCCGCAGACTCAGCCGAGCGCCGCGCCCCTTCCGCCGAGACCGTCAGCTGA
- a CDS encoding low temperature requirement protein A produces the protein MKGIFGVRPVPPAEAHRTTMFEIFFDLVFVFALTRVITFMAGSPSALTLAQGLLLLLLLLYSWSPYIWVGNLVRADVGLVRAATLVAMAAIFVAALVLPGAWQQSPELFDAPLTLALAYVVGRAVQLVILFWASATDPALRSTLRFFTVPVMLGWIPLIIGALLGGAAQTALWTVAFLLNVGGARIASTFRPWQLRSVDHFTERFGLVLIIALGESLISAGAGPRTMAPVGAAVLAALLGLTSTVCLWWLYFDRLAPAARRAVSDVPDERRAHVAGDAYGLGHSTLIIGAIYVALGIEEVIGQLTEESPHPHGLGWEAATALYGGAALYLLSRLVFRRLTIRSVHPTQVVAALLPLPLLPIGRSLLPLAALALLTVFLIGVTWFERRVDRRDEHTATA, from the coding sequence ATGAAGGGGATTTTCGGCGTTCGTCCGGTTCCGCCTGCGGAGGCGCACCGGACCACGATGTTCGAGATCTTCTTCGACCTGGTCTTCGTCTTCGCGCTCACCCGGGTCATCACGTTCATGGCGGGGTCGCCGAGCGCGCTCACCCTGGCCCAGGGGTTGCTCCTCCTGCTACTGCTGCTCTACTCCTGGTCGCCGTACATCTGGGTGGGGAACCTGGTCCGCGCGGACGTCGGCCTGGTCCGCGCGGCCACCCTGGTCGCGATGGCGGCGATCTTCGTGGCCGCACTGGTGCTGCCGGGCGCGTGGCAGCAGAGTCCGGAGCTCTTCGACGCGCCGCTCACCCTCGCCCTCGCCTACGTGGTCGGTCGGGCCGTGCAGCTCGTGATCCTGTTCTGGGCGAGCGCGACGGACCCCGCACTGCGCTCGACGCTGCGGTTCTTCACCGTGCCGGTGATGCTGGGTTGGATCCCGCTGATCATCGGCGCGCTGCTCGGCGGCGCAGCCCAGACGGCGCTCTGGACGGTCGCGTTTCTGCTGAATGTCGGCGGCGCCCGGATCGCATCCACCTTCCGGCCGTGGCAACTGCGCAGTGTGGACCACTTCACCGAGCGGTTCGGCCTGGTGCTCATCATCGCGCTGGGCGAGTCGCTGATCTCTGCCGGCGCAGGACCAAGGACGATGGCGCCCGTCGGCGCCGCCGTGCTGGCCGCGCTGCTCGGCCTCACCAGCACGGTCTGCCTGTGGTGGCTCTACTTCGATCGACTGGCGCCCGCCGCACGGCGGGCCGTCAGCGACGTGCCGGATGAGCGGCGGGCCCACGTGGCAGGCGATGCGTACGGCCTCGGGCACTCCACCCTGATCATCGGCGCGATCTACGTCGCGCTCGGTATCGAAGAGGTGATCGGCCAGCTCACCGAGGAGTCACCCCATCCCCACGGCCTGGGCTGGGAAGCTGCCACCGCGCTCTACGGCGGCGCCGCCCTCTACCTGCTCAGCAGGTTGGTCTTTCGCCGGCTGACCATCCGCTCGGTGCACCCGACGCAGGTCGTCGCCGCACTGCTGCCGCTGCCCCTGCTGCCGATCGGCCGGTCCCTGCTCCCGTTGGCGGCGCTCGCCCTGCTGACCGTCTTCCTGATCGGGGTGACCTGGTTCGAGCGGCGAGTGGACCGGCGCGACGAGCACACCGCGACGGCGTAG